A window from Amblyomma americanum isolate KBUSLIRL-KWMA chromosome 7, ASM5285725v1, whole genome shotgun sequence encodes these proteins:
- the LOC144099429 gene encoding innexin inx2-like, translating into MDKLFFTDAFRKLLHIGKVQTDNSVFRLHYRFTGLFLLACSVLVSATQFFGDPIYCITHDAIPENVMNSYCWVEGTITLKRSLNYTPGKEAAAPGVDRHRIKDGDEVIEHAYYQWVCFVLFLQAVMFYFPRWLWRSWENGRIQSLLLELHKPLLDHDKKKRQVEDVVDYFCRHRSHHMAYALRFFLCELLNFVNVIGQMYFIDKFLGGMFSTYGAEVIRFVNEDPEVRVDPMIKIFPKMTKCRFHRFGTSGDVQKHDSICLLPLNIINEKIYVFLWFWLIILAVVTAATLLYRIVVCGFPRYRYLLMKTLSRMVPEKKMDQLVMKASYGDWFVLYLLKDNMQAYHFRDIVLSLSDRLATEKDPDYVDGELSSAA; encoded by the coding sequence ATGGACAAGCTCTTTTTCACCGACGCGTTCAGGAAACTCCTGCACATTGGGAAGGTGCAAACGGACAACAGTGTCTTCCGGCTCCACTACCGCTTCACGGGCCTCTTCCTTCTCGCCTGCAGTGTGCTGGTCAGTGCCACGCAGTTCTTCGGAGATCCCATCTACTGCATCACTCACGACGCCATTCCTGAAAATGTAATGAACAGCTACTGCTGGGTGGAAGGAACCATCACCCTGAAGCGCTCTCTCAATTACACCCCAGGCAAGGAAGCCGCCGCTCCAGGTGTAGACCGGCACCGAATCAAAGATGGCGATGAGGTGATCGAGCATGCCTACTACCAGTGGGTCTGCTTCGTGCTGTTTCTGCAGGCGGTGATGTTCTACTTCCCGCGCTGGCTCTGGCGGAGTTGGGAGAACGGACGGATACAGTCGCTACTCCTGGAGCTGCACAAGCCACTGCTCGACCATGACAAAAAGAAGCGACAGGTCGAAGACGTCGTGGATTACTTCTGCCGCCACCGCAGCCACCACATGGCGTACGCCCTGCGGTTCTTCTTGTGCGAGCTGCTGAACTTCGTGAACGTGATTGGTCAGATGTACTTCATCGACAAGTTCCTGGGAGGAATGTTCTCAACGTACGGAGCCGAGGTCATTCGCTTCGTGAACGAGGATCCGGAGGTAAGAGTCGACCCCATGATCAAGATCTTTCCCAAAATGACCAAGTGCCGGTTCCACCGGTTCGGTACCTCGGGAGACGTCCAGAAGCACGACTCCATCTGCCTACTCCCGTTGAACATCATCAACGAGAAGATCTACGTGTTCCTCTGGTTCTGGCTCATCATCCTCGCCGTGGTTACCGCAGCCACTCTCCTGTACCGCATCGTGGTGTGCGGCTTCCCCCGATACCGGTACCTCCTCATGAAGACACTCAGTCGTATGGTGCCCGAAAAGAAAATGGACCAGCTGGTGATGAAGGCTTCGTACGGCGACTGGTTCGTGCTGTACCTTTTGAAGGACAACATGCAGGCGTACCACTTTCGGGACATCGTCTTGAGCCTCTCGGACAGGCTGGCGACGGAAAAAGACCCAGACTACGTGGACGGGGAGCTTAGCTCTGCTGCATGA